Proteins from one Pseudarthrobacter sp. BIM B-2242 genomic window:
- a CDS encoding CE1759 family FMN reductase: protein METRRITVLSAGLGVPSSSRLLADQLAAAAEHQLADAGYQVRVDVVELRDLAVDIANNFVTGYAGPRLADVISGVEASDGIIAVTPVFSASYSGLFKSFIDVLDPKSLEGKAVLLGATGGTDRHQMVLDFAMRPLFTYLRTRIAATAVFAGPQDWGNTDDGGSPLSERVQRAAAEFAALLEGAQPGRKPAVAESLPFEQLLAGISGARS, encoded by the coding sequence GTGGAAACCCGCCGCATCACCGTATTGTCCGCCGGCCTGGGCGTCCCGTCCTCGAGCAGGCTGCTCGCCGACCAGCTCGCCGCTGCCGCAGAGCACCAGCTTGCCGACGCCGGCTATCAGGTGCGCGTGGACGTCGTCGAACTCCGGGACCTCGCCGTGGACATCGCAAACAACTTCGTGACCGGCTACGCCGGCCCGCGGCTGGCTGACGTCATATCCGGCGTGGAGGCATCCGATGGCATCATCGCCGTCACCCCGGTGTTCAGTGCGTCCTACAGCGGCCTCTTCAAATCCTTTATCGACGTCCTGGACCCGAAGTCCCTGGAAGGCAAGGCTGTCCTGCTGGGCGCCACCGGCGGCACGGACCGCCACCAGATGGTGCTGGACTTCGCCATGCGTCCGCTGTTCACATACCTGCGAACGCGGATCGCCGCGACCGCCGTTTTCGCCGGCCCCCAGGATTGGGGAAACACGGACGACGGCGGCTCGCCCCTTTCGGAAAGGGTGCAGCGGGCAGCGGCAGAGTTCGCCGCGCTCCTGGAGGGTGCGCAGCCCGGCCGGAAGCCTGCCGTGGCGGAGTCCCTGCCGTTTGAACAGCTCCTCGCCGGCATCTCGGGCGCACGGTCCTGA
- the dnaB gene encoding replicative DNA helicase, producing MSVTHLDSLEGTRSSEGSRKPPQDIPAEQSVLGGMMLSKDAIADVVEILRGQDFYRPAHETIYEAILDLYGRGEPADAVTVSDELTKRAEINRIGGPAYLHELIQTVPTAANAGYYAEIVAERAVLRRLVNAGTKIVQLGYGSDGEVEDLVNQAQAEVYAVAERRTAEDYVLLKDVMESTVDEIEASGHREEGMTGVPTGFYELDELTHGLHPGQMIVIAARPAVGKSTFALDFARSAAIKNNLATVMFSLEMGRNEIAMRLLSAEATIGLQDLRKGTIKDEQWSKIATTMGRMNDAPLFIDDSPNMSLMEIRAKCRRLKQQHDLKLVILDYLQLMSSGKKVESRQQEVSEFSRALKLLAKELQVPVIALSQLNRGSEQRQDKRPMVSDLRESGSIEQDADMVILLHREDVYDKESPRAGEADILIAKHRNGPTKDIVVAFQGHYSRFANMAADAGGGGF from the coding sequence TTGTCAGTAACGCACCTGGACTCGCTCGAGGGCACCCGCAGTTCGGAAGGCAGCCGAAAACCTCCGCAGGATATTCCGGCGGAACAGTCCGTCCTCGGCGGCATGATGCTGTCAAAGGACGCCATCGCCGATGTTGTGGAAATCCTCCGCGGCCAGGATTTCTACCGTCCCGCACACGAGACCATCTATGAAGCCATCCTCGATCTCTATGGCCGAGGTGAGCCGGCGGACGCCGTGACCGTCTCAGATGAACTGACCAAGCGGGCGGAAATCAACAGGATCGGTGGCCCCGCCTACCTTCACGAGCTCATCCAGACGGTTCCGACGGCCGCCAACGCCGGCTACTACGCCGAGATTGTGGCCGAGCGTGCCGTCCTGCGCCGCCTGGTCAACGCCGGTACCAAGATCGTCCAGCTGGGCTACGGTTCCGACGGCGAAGTGGAGGACCTGGTCAACCAGGCGCAGGCCGAGGTCTACGCCGTGGCTGAGCGGCGCACCGCCGAGGATTATGTGCTCCTCAAGGACGTCATGGAATCCACGGTGGACGAGATCGAAGCGTCCGGACACCGGGAGGAAGGCATGACCGGGGTGCCCACGGGATTCTATGAGCTGGATGAGCTCACCCACGGGCTCCACCCGGGTCAGATGATTGTCATCGCAGCCCGCCCGGCCGTTGGCAAGTCCACGTTTGCCTTGGATTTCGCCCGCTCGGCGGCGATCAAGAACAACCTGGCCACTGTGATGTTCTCGCTCGAAATGGGCCGGAACGAAATTGCGATGCGCCTCCTGTCCGCCGAGGCGACCATCGGCCTCCAGGACCTTCGCAAAGGCACCATCAAGGACGAGCAGTGGTCCAAGATCGCCACCACCATGGGCCGGATGAATGATGCCCCGCTGTTCATCGATGACAGCCCCAACATGTCGCTCATGGAGATCAGGGCCAAATGCCGGCGCCTCAAACAGCAGCATGACCTCAAGCTGGTCATCCTGGACTACCTGCAGCTCATGAGCTCCGGCAAGAAAGTGGAGTCGCGCCAGCAGGAAGTTTCCGAGTTCTCCCGCGCGCTCAAGCTCCTGGCCAAGGAGCTCCAGGTCCCGGTCATTGCCCTGTCGCAGCTGAACCGTGGCTCCGAGCAGCGCCAGGACAAGCGGCCCATGGTCTCCGACCTTCGCGAGTCCGGCTCCATCGAGCAGGACGCGGACATGGTCATCCTGCTGCACCGCGAGGATGTGTACGACAAGGAGTCGCCGCGAGCCGGTGAAGCGGACATCCTGATCGCCAAGCACCGTAACGGCCCCACGAAGGACATCGTGGTCGCATTCCAGGGCCACTACTCGCGGTTCGCCAACATGGCGGCCGACGCCGGCGGCGGAGGTTTCTAA
- a CDS encoding acetyltransferase, with protein MSELILIAASGLAREVLAMVRSSGQYDVVGLLDDDKEMAGLTVDGAPVLGTIDDAPAYLHAFVLVCLNSGKSREKVVERLTALGLHEARYATAIDPSVECPEGCRIGRGSILMRNVTLTASVTLGSHVVAMPSVTFTHDDDVADFATFDAGVSLGGGVRIGRSAYLGMNSSVREGTSVGAYATVGMGAAVLSNVPDGETWVGVPARGIDHEPSRYGQGR; from the coding sequence GTGAGTGAACTTATCCTGATTGCCGCCAGCGGGCTGGCCCGGGAAGTCTTGGCGATGGTGCGGAGCAGCGGTCAATACGACGTCGTAGGGCTGCTTGATGATGACAAGGAAATGGCAGGACTAACCGTGGACGGTGCGCCGGTCCTCGGAACCATCGACGACGCCCCCGCCTACTTGCACGCCTTCGTCCTGGTCTGTCTCAACTCCGGCAAATCACGTGAAAAAGTGGTGGAGCGGCTCACGGCCCTGGGACTCCACGAGGCGCGGTACGCGACTGCGATAGATCCGTCTGTGGAGTGCCCGGAGGGGTGCCGGATTGGCCGGGGCAGCATCCTCATGCGCAATGTGACGCTGACAGCCTCCGTCACGCTCGGCTCACATGTGGTGGCGATGCCGTCCGTAACGTTCACGCACGACGACGACGTGGCGGACTTCGCGACGTTCGACGCCGGGGTATCGCTGGGCGGCGGAGTCCGGATTGGCCGGTCAGCCTACCTGGGGATGAATTCCAGTGTCCGCGAAGGGACATCGGTGGGAGCCTACGCGACCGTGGGCATGGGTGCTGCGGTCCTCAGCAACGTGCCTGACGGCGAAACCTGGGTCGGCGTCCCGGCCCGCGGAATTGACCACGAACCCTCCCGTTACGGGCAGGGTCGCTGA
- a CDS encoding LuxR family transcriptional regulator, with the protein MYLTGRTSELDRIRSVIGASKESALSIVARRGAGKSALLSQIPRLSDYRTVFLQANAAEADWPFSGLTALLNGIDDPILSRFTDQLLRTSTADMNVSTVSTMLLDGLHKRSSGRTVIVVDDADQLDASTQAVLGFLSRRLAGTDIALFTSVREQGPGSPFHSIPALHLSALDYKDTVRMLESFPARQTATAAIHAVAAASQGNLAAAVELYTGLLERQAEGTWAFPIPLACRSSFDSEYATAVGSLGAAARQVLNLLSLSRRSDIATLEKVCGELWPGLDELLGNGLASQSGPHVRIPDQLLRGYVYSAMPPAARTAGHRTLAEAAGADDPYAQRWHQSFSAPERETPLGLLRFAVDLIRTGEVPFALEYIERALTVGPCGAESAVRLATAAELLFNRGEFVFARRYLEWAQRVTCNPALVLRLAGLGFELQFMQGTSVRPSMVLRLVKEFGQHDPAYSARLLAVGSLYYAERWELDDALTLLQHVQEFRDAASSDCLAMADCAARLVDAIRGKSVHLPRTREAAGTTLATVLVEGRALTYAEHHGAAHEAHAIVRSSGEAVDLNWRQTAAHFAVDNEIRAGNVRRAILLIDRLEHSDPETKYHRGMRHIFRVWRAHSLGDEALAQRFFAEAQHFVSEASHPAVTAQLAACQGQFALMRGDLAEAFAQLSRAAEIGTVFANPTLLRSEADLVEVLIRLGRHSEAIRVFGRLESRSIGRRSSWLMTATARSRAMLSDGEESLRLFNAALESSGSQESLLERARTLLCYAERLSAFGRLGEGREGLLQAKVLFDECGADAWTQRVDSLLLDERIRPAGVPANPAMLMLTDHERSLAQMVARGMRNKEIAGTLFVSVRTVEVRLTSIYRKLGVESRAQLSALASGKMAATREPYVLPLL; encoded by the coding sequence ATGTACTTGACAGGTCGGACCAGCGAGTTGGACCGGATCCGGTCAGTGATCGGAGCTTCCAAGGAGTCCGCCCTGTCGATTGTGGCTCGGCGGGGAGCGGGCAAATCAGCGCTGCTGTCCCAGATCCCGCGCCTGTCCGACTATCGGACCGTCTTTCTGCAGGCAAACGCGGCTGAGGCCGACTGGCCATTTTCCGGTCTCACAGCGCTTCTCAACGGTATCGATGATCCCATCCTGAGCCGGTTTACAGACCAACTGTTGCGCACCTCGACGGCGGACATGAATGTTTCCACCGTTTCCACCATGCTGCTCGACGGACTCCACAAGCGCTCATCTGGACGGACCGTCATTGTGGTTGATGATGCCGACCAGCTGGATGCGAGCACTCAGGCCGTCCTCGGATTCCTCTCGCGCCGCTTGGCCGGAACGGACATTGCCCTGTTCACCAGTGTGCGAGAGCAAGGGCCGGGCAGCCCGTTCCACAGCATCCCCGCCCTGCACCTCTCGGCCCTGGACTACAAGGACACCGTCCGCATGCTTGAGTCTTTTCCGGCCAGGCAGACCGCGACAGCGGCGATCCATGCGGTAGCAGCAGCCAGCCAGGGAAACCTGGCCGCCGCCGTCGAGCTCTACACCGGCCTGCTGGAACGGCAAGCGGAGGGAACGTGGGCCTTCCCTATTCCCCTGGCCTGCAGAAGCAGTTTTGACTCCGAATATGCCACTGCAGTGGGATCGCTTGGTGCGGCAGCGCGGCAGGTACTGAACCTCCTGTCTCTCTCCCGCCGGAGCGACATCGCCACTTTGGAAAAGGTCTGTGGCGAGCTTTGGCCAGGCCTGGATGAGCTGCTGGGAAACGGCCTGGCCAGCCAGTCCGGGCCCCACGTGAGGATTCCGGACCAGCTGCTGCGGGGCTACGTTTATTCCGCTATGCCGCCCGCCGCCCGGACCGCCGGGCACCGCACACTCGCAGAAGCGGCGGGGGCCGACGACCCTTATGCCCAGCGATGGCACCAGAGCTTCAGCGCGCCGGAGCGCGAGACGCCTTTAGGACTCCTCCGGTTCGCGGTTGACCTGATCCGCACCGGCGAAGTCCCGTTTGCCTTGGAGTACATCGAGCGTGCGCTCACTGTCGGCCCCTGCGGGGCGGAGTCCGCGGTCCGGCTGGCCACTGCGGCCGAACTCCTGTTCAACAGGGGGGAATTCGTCTTCGCCAGGCGGTACCTGGAATGGGCACAACGGGTGACATGCAACCCGGCCCTGGTTCTGCGCCTGGCCGGACTCGGCTTTGAGCTCCAGTTCATGCAGGGCACCTCCGTGAGACCCAGCATGGTCCTGCGCCTGGTGAAAGAGTTCGGGCAGCATGATCCCGCGTATTCGGCCAGACTACTGGCTGTCGGTTCCCTGTATTACGCCGAGCGTTGGGAGCTGGACGATGCCCTCACGCTGCTGCAGCACGTGCAGGAATTCCGGGACGCCGCGTCCAGCGACTGCCTTGCCATGGCAGACTGCGCCGCCCGGCTCGTTGACGCGATCCGGGGTAAATCCGTACATCTTCCACGCACCAGGGAAGCCGCCGGCACCACGCTGGCCACCGTACTGGTGGAGGGCCGCGCTCTCACCTACGCCGAGCACCATGGCGCGGCCCATGAGGCGCACGCGATCGTGCGGAGCTCCGGTGAGGCCGTCGACCTCAATTGGCGACAAACCGCCGCGCACTTTGCCGTGGACAACGAAATCAGGGCGGGAAACGTCCGGCGGGCCATCCTGCTCATCGACCGCCTGGAGCATTCCGACCCCGAAACAAAGTACCACCGGGGGATGCGGCACATCTTCCGGGTGTGGCGCGCCCATTCACTGGGCGATGAGGCCCTTGCCCAGAGGTTTTTTGCCGAGGCCCAGCATTTCGTGAGCGAGGCCAGCCATCCTGCCGTCACGGCTCAGTTGGCCGCCTGCCAAGGGCAGTTCGCATTGATGCGCGGCGACCTGGCCGAGGCTTTCGCCCAGTTGTCACGGGCGGCCGAGATCGGCACCGTCTTCGCCAACCCCACGCTTCTCCGCAGCGAAGCTGACCTGGTGGAGGTTCTCATCCGGCTCGGGCGGCACAGCGAAGCCATCCGGGTCTTTGGCCGGCTGGAGAGCCGTTCCATAGGGCGACGATCATCGTGGCTGATGACAGCTACGGCGCGCAGCCGCGCCATGCTGTCCGACGGGGAGGAGTCGCTGCGGCTGTTCAACGCGGCACTGGAGAGCAGCGGCTCCCAGGAGTCGCTGCTTGAGCGCGCCAGGACCCTGCTCTGCTACGCGGAACGGCTCAGCGCCTTCGGACGGCTCGGTGAAGGCCGGGAGGGCCTGTTGCAGGCGAAGGTCCTGTTCGATGAATGCGGGGCTGATGCCTGGACACAGCGCGTCGATTCCCTCCTTCTCGACGAACGGATCAGGCCTGCCGGTGTGCCTGCGAATCCGGCCATGCTGATGCTCACCGACCACGAACGCTCTCTTGCCCAGATGGTTGCCCGTGGCATGCGAAACAAGGAAATTGCGGGCACTCTCTTCGTCTCCGTCCGGACTGTGGAAGTTCGCCTCACCAGCATCTACCGCAAGCTCGGCGTGGAGTCCCGCGCACAACTGTCCGCCTTGGCATCCGGGAAGATGGCCGCCACCCGGGAACCGTACGTCCTGCCTCTTCTGTGA
- a CDS encoding PhzF family phenazine biosynthesis protein, translated as MTRNLAPARRRRPFTQVDVFTDEPYRGNPLAVVADAEDLSTEQMQQFANWTNLSETTFLLPPTHPDADYRVRIFTAHEEFPFAGHPTLGSAHVWLEGGGVPKREGVLVQECAAGLVRVKRDGGQLAFAAPPLTRSGPVAEADLARIAAGLRVPRQALLDASWLVNGPGWIGVLLASAAQVLAIRPDLAAMGDLKVGVIGPHDADAEADFEVRTFIPGDAAAEDPVTGSFNAGAAQWLIGSRRAPSSYTAAQGTMLGRAGRVRVEAVDGDIWVGGRSTTCISGDVLL; from the coding sequence GTGACCCGGAACCTTGCCCCTGCCCGCCGCCGTCGTCCGTTCACCCAGGTGGACGTGTTCACGGACGAGCCGTACCGCGGCAACCCCCTCGCGGTGGTTGCCGATGCCGAAGACCTCAGCACGGAACAGATGCAGCAGTTTGCCAACTGGACCAACCTGTCGGAGACCACCTTCCTCCTGCCGCCCACCCACCCCGATGCCGACTACCGCGTCCGCATCTTCACCGCCCACGAGGAGTTCCCGTTCGCTGGCCATCCCACCCTGGGGTCGGCGCATGTCTGGCTGGAGGGGGGCGGTGTCCCGAAGCGTGAGGGCGTCCTGGTCCAGGAATGTGCGGCAGGCCTGGTCCGGGTGAAGCGCGACGGCGGGCAGCTGGCTTTCGCAGCGCCGCCCCTGACGCGCTCCGGGCCCGTGGCCGAGGCGGACCTGGCACGCATCGCGGCGGGCCTGCGCGTGCCCCGGCAGGCGCTGCTGGACGCCTCCTGGCTGGTCAACGGGCCCGGCTGGATCGGCGTACTGCTGGCGTCCGCCGCGCAGGTGCTAGCCATCAGACCGGATCTTGCCGCCATGGGGGACCTAAAGGTTGGTGTGATCGGTCCCCACGATGCTGACGCTGAGGCTGACTTCGAGGTGCGGACCTTCATCCCGGGTGACGCCGCGGCCGAGGACCCCGTCACGGGCAGCTTCAACGCCGGCGCAGCGCAGTGGCTGATCGGCAGCCGCCGTGCGCCGTCGTCGTACACCGCAGCGCAGGGCACCATGCTGGGCCGGGCGGGACGCGTCCGGGTAGAGGCCGTGGACGGCGACATCTGGGTAGGCGGCAGGTCCACCACCTGCATCAGCGGAGATGTGCTGCTCTAG
- a CDS encoding zf-TFIIB domain-containing protein, whose product MKCPVDSIDLIMSERSGVEIDYCPQCRGVWLDRGELDKIIDRANEAMGGSASTPPRTAAAAPAPVPPPLYPNFEPRREQPRYDQPRHDDRKYDDRKYGKQGYDRDYDRRRPKKKEGWLGDLFDF is encoded by the coding sequence ATGAAATGTCCTGTGGATTCAATTGACCTGATCATGAGCGAACGCAGCGGCGTGGAGATCGATTATTGCCCGCAGTGCCGCGGCGTCTGGCTGGACCGCGGTGAGCTGGACAAGATCATCGACCGCGCCAACGAGGCAATGGGCGGCAGCGCTTCAACCCCACCCCGCACTGCGGCCGCGGCCCCGGCTCCTGTTCCGCCGCCCTTGTATCCGAACTTTGAACCGCGCCGCGAGCAGCCGCGGTACGACCAGCCCCGCCATGACGACCGGAAATATGATGACCGGAAATACGGCAAACAGGGCTATGACCGCGATTATGACCGGCGGCGTCCCAAGAAGAAGGAAGGCTGGCTGGGCGACCTGTTCGACTTCTGA
- the rplI gene encoding 50S ribosomal protein L9, protein MAKLILTHEVTGLGAAGDVVEVKDGYARNYLLPRNFALTWSKGGEKQVESIKTARAAREHASLEDAQKQAAALSAKPVKLVVKAGETGRLFGTVKQADVADAVEAAGLGKIDKRKVELPAHIKSVGSYQANVRLHADVAAVIELNVVAGK, encoded by the coding sequence ATGGCAAAGCTCATTCTGACCCACGAAGTAACCGGTCTCGGTGCTGCTGGCGACGTTGTCGAGGTCAAGGACGGTTACGCACGTAACTACCTGCTGCCCCGCAACTTCGCTCTGACCTGGTCGAAGGGTGGCGAGAAGCAGGTTGAGTCCATCAAGACTGCCCGTGCCGCCCGCGAGCACGCTTCCCTGGAAGATGCTCAGAAGCAGGCCGCTGCACTCTCCGCGAAGCCGGTCAAGCTCGTCGTCAAGGCTGGCGAGACCGGACGCCTGTTCGGCACGGTCAAGCAGGCCGACGTAGCCGACGCTGTTGAGGCCGCTGGCCTTGGCAAGATCGACAAGCGCAAGGTTGAACTGCCGGCACACATCAAGTCGGTTGGTTCCTACCAGGCCAACGTCCGCCTCCACGCTGACGTTGCCGCTGTGATCGAACTCAACGTAGTAGCAGGCAAGTAG
- the rpsF gene encoding 30S ribosomal protein S6, whose translation MRPYELMVIIDPEVEERTVEPSLQKFLNVITNDGGTIEKVDIWGRRRLAYEIKKKSEGIYAVVNFTAKPETAKELDRQLSLNETIMRTKITRPEEQKVVAE comes from the coding sequence ATGCGTCCTTACGAATTGATGGTAATCATCGACCCCGAGGTCGAAGAGCGTACCGTTGAGCCGTCGCTTCAGAAGTTCCTGAATGTCATCACCAACGATGGTGGAACCATCGAAAAGGTTGACATCTGGGGCCGTCGTCGACTGGCTTACGAAATCAAGAAGAAGTCCGAAGGTATCTACGCCGTGGTGAACTTCACCGCCAAGCCGGAAACCGCCAAGGAACTTGACCGCCAGCTGTCTCTTAACGAGACCATCATGCGCACCAAGATCACCCGCCCCGAAGAGCAGAAGGTTGTTGCTGAGTAA
- a CDS encoding DUF1801 domain-containing protein, with translation MAENKTQATGASVEEFLAAVEHPVRHRDGLRLLKLMRDITGEEPEMWGPTIVGFGQYHYKYGSGREGDAAAVGFSPRKASLSLYGLTYGPEAADLLPRLGKHKTGAGCLYVNKLEDVDEAVLAELIRAGFRHVTTVLQSP, from the coding sequence ATGGCTGAAAACAAGACCCAGGCAACCGGCGCGTCAGTGGAGGAATTCCTGGCCGCAGTGGAACACCCGGTCAGGCACCGTGACGGGCTGCGGCTGCTTAAGCTGATGCGGGACATCACCGGCGAAGAGCCCGAGATGTGGGGCCCTACCATCGTGGGCTTCGGGCAGTACCACTACAAGTACGGGAGCGGCAGGGAAGGGGACGCGGCCGCGGTGGGCTTTTCGCCCCGGAAGGCCAGCCTCTCGCTCTACGGGCTGACCTACGGGCCCGAGGCTGCGGACCTGCTGCCCCGGCTCGGAAAGCATAAGACCGGCGCAGGATGCCTGTACGTGAACAAGCTGGAGGACGTCGACGAAGCCGTACTGGCCGAGCTGATCAGGGCAGGCTTCCGGCATGTGACCACGGTCCTCCAAAGTCCGTGA
- a CDS encoding single-stranded DNA-binding protein — MAGETTITVIGNLTNDPELRFTPSGSAVANFTIASTPRTFDRQSNEWKDGETLFLRAAVWREAAENVAESLTKGMRVIVSGRLKSRSYETKEGEKRTVIELEVDEIGPSLRYANAKVNRTQRSGGQGGQGGFGGGNSGGGFGGGNSGGNQGGNSGGGFGGGNQQAAQEDPWATPGVSNAGGWGNGPDSEPPF; from the coding sequence ATGGCAGGCGAGACCACCATTACGGTCATCGGTAACCTCACCAATGACCCGGAATTGCGGTTCACACCGTCAGGTTCGGCAGTAGCGAACTTCACCATCGCTTCCACCCCACGCACCTTTGACCGCCAGTCCAATGAGTGGAAGGACGGGGAAACCCTGTTCCTCCGCGCAGCGGTATGGCGGGAAGCAGCCGAGAACGTCGCCGAATCCCTCACCAAGGGCATGCGCGTTATCGTTTCCGGCCGCTTGAAGAGCCGTTCCTACGAAACAAAAGAAGGCGAAAAGCGCACCGTTATCGAGCTCGAAGTCGATGAAATCGGCCCGAGCCTGCGCTATGCCAATGCCAAGGTCAACCGCACCCAGCGCTCCGGCGGTCAGGGTGGTCAGGGTGGCTTCGGCGGCGGCAACAGCGGCGGTGGCTTCGGAGGCGGCAACTCTGGTGGAAACCAGGGCGGCAACTCCGGCGGAGGCTTCGGTGGCGGCAACCAGCAGGCTGCACAGGAGGATCCCTGGGCAACGCCCGGTGTCTCCAACGCAGGCGGCTGGGGCAACGGCCCCGATTCCGAACCTCCCTTCTAA
- a CDS encoding DegT/DnrJ/EryC1/StrS aminotransferase family protein, protein MTAEIVLARISLVKPWFGDEEATALAEVVASGHVGKGPKVKEFEAGFSAAQDLRYAIATSSCTAALHLALVAAGIGPGDDVVVPSLSFIATANAVTYVGARPVFCDVDPATGNVTAETIHAALTLDTRAVLVVDQCGVPVDLDPIRELCDRHEITVIEDAAAAVGSLYKGRPVGSGADLTVWSFHSNNVITTGEGGMLTTHRADWAARARMLREHSKGPTPTDGHESVKPRPDVYLEIGFNYLMTDLQAAVGVVQLRRLAQVVSRRREIAAMYAAGLTGLKGLRLVADPPYGTTNFQSFWVEVLPGFATSREGLLSRLSDAGISATRGIMAAHRQPAYRWRDTGGARLQHTERLTDSTVILPMFHELDTVSIKRIINTIQTAGDWSGR, encoded by the coding sequence ATGACGGCGGAGATCGTCCTTGCCCGGATCAGCCTCGTGAAGCCGTGGTTCGGGGATGAGGAAGCCACGGCCCTGGCCGAAGTGGTTGCCTCCGGCCACGTAGGGAAGGGGCCCAAGGTCAAGGAGTTCGAGGCCGGTTTCAGTGCCGCGCAGGACTTGCGCTATGCCATTGCAACATCCAGTTGCACGGCTGCGCTTCACCTTGCGCTCGTGGCTGCGGGCATAGGTCCGGGTGACGACGTGGTGGTTCCGTCGCTGTCCTTCATAGCCACCGCCAACGCAGTAACCTACGTAGGCGCGCGGCCGGTGTTCTGCGACGTCGATCCGGCCACGGGTAACGTCACGGCCGAGACCATTCATGCGGCGCTCACACTGGATACCCGTGCCGTCCTTGTTGTTGACCAGTGCGGCGTGCCGGTGGACCTTGATCCCATCCGGGAACTCTGTGACCGCCACGAGATCACCGTGATCGAGGATGCCGCGGCCGCTGTTGGTTCCCTTTACAAGGGCCGGCCTGTCGGCAGCGGCGCGGACCTGACCGTCTGGTCTTTCCACTCCAACAACGTCATCACCACAGGTGAGGGGGGCATGCTCACCACACACCGGGCGGATTGGGCGGCGCGGGCCCGTATGCTCCGGGAGCATTCCAAAGGCCCCACCCCGACCGACGGGCACGAGTCGGTCAAGCCCCGCCCGGATGTCTATCTGGAGATCGGATTCAACTATCTGATGACGGACCTGCAGGCCGCGGTGGGGGTCGTACAGCTGCGCCGGCTTGCGCAGGTGGTGTCCCGGCGACGCGAGATCGCCGCGATGTATGCTGCCGGACTGACCGGACTGAAGGGCCTGCGCCTGGTGGCAGACCCGCCCTACGGCACCACCAACTTCCAGTCCTTCTGGGTTGAGGTCCTGCCCGGTTTCGCCACCAGCCGCGAAGGGCTGCTCTCCCGTCTTTCCGACGCCGGCATCTCGGCCACCCGTGGCATCATGGCGGCCCACCGGCAACCGGCTTACCGTTGGCGTGACACCGGCGGCGCGCGGCTGCAGCACACAGAACGGCTGACTGACAGCACAGTCATCCTTCCGATGTTTCACGAGCTGGATACGGTCAGCATCAAGCGCATTATCAACACTATCCAGACCGCCGGCGACTGGAGTGGCAGGTGA
- the rpsR gene encoding 30S ribosomal protein S18, producing the protein MAKAELRKPKPKSNPLKAADITVIDYKDVALLRKFISDRGKIRARRVTGVTVQEQRKIAQAIKNAREVALLPYSGAGRG; encoded by the coding sequence ATGGCTAAGGCTGAACTCCGTAAGCCCAAACCAAAGTCCAACCCCTTGAAGGCCGCTGACATCACTGTCATCGACTACAAGGACGTAGCATTGCTGCGCAAGTTCATCTCCGACCGCGGAAAGATCCGCGCCCGTCGCGTCACTGGCGTCACGGTGCAGGAACAGCGCAAGATCGCCCAGGCAATCAAGAACGCCCGCGAAGTTGCTCTGCTGCCTTACTCCGGCGCTGGCCGCGGCTAA